One segment of Rhodopirellula baltica SH 1 DNA contains the following:
- a CDS encoding efflux RND transporter periplasmic adaptor subunit: MSGSRPAQIISGSHPSSHSKQHTTTGQANSHHNESHHGSSEPEVTNAHHATGEHHAQHKIVVTSPVARDVTLTRQYVCQIHSRRHIEVCALEGGYLKDIHVNEGQAVTKGQTMFHILPTIYEAKLDADMAEAQLAQVEFDNTKSLVQQNIVSTQELKLAEAKLAKAVANVKLAQAEMNFANIKAPFDGIVDRLQEQEGSLVEEGAMLTTMSDNSVMWVYFNVPESRYLEYQEAMNAGQNQDALDVQLRLANHKIFDQPGKIGAIEADFDSETGNIAFRADFPNPNGLLRHGQTGTVLINQVAKNAVVIPQRATFEILAKKYAFVIDVDDIVHQREIVIQNEKDDIFLISEGLQPGEKIVLEGILQVRDGEKVEYEYRDPDTVLGNLKYHAE; this comes from the coding sequence ATGTCTGGATCACGCCCGGCACAAATCATCAGCGGTTCGCATCCGTCGTCCCATAGCAAACAACATACAACGACCGGGCAAGCAAATTCGCACCACAACGAGTCTCACCATGGCTCAAGCGAACCGGAAGTGACGAACGCTCACCATGCAACCGGCGAACATCACGCTCAGCACAAAATTGTGGTGACGAGTCCTGTTGCCCGAGACGTCACGCTAACGCGGCAATACGTCTGCCAAATTCATTCACGGCGGCACATCGAAGTGTGCGCTTTGGAGGGTGGATACCTCAAAGACATCCATGTCAATGAAGGCCAAGCCGTTACCAAGGGCCAGACAATGTTCCACATCCTGCCGACCATTTACGAAGCCAAGCTGGACGCCGACATGGCGGAAGCTCAACTCGCACAAGTGGAGTTTGACAATACCAAGAGCTTGGTTCAACAAAACATTGTTTCCACCCAAGAGCTCAAGTTGGCAGAAGCTAAACTCGCGAAAGCGGTTGCGAACGTCAAACTGGCACAGGCCGAAATGAACTTCGCCAACATCAAAGCTCCTTTCGACGGAATTGTTGATCGTTTACAGGAACAGGAAGGCAGCTTGGTCGAAGAAGGCGCGATGTTGACGACCATGTCCGACAACAGCGTCATGTGGGTCTACTTCAACGTCCCCGAATCCCGCTACTTGGAATACCAAGAAGCCATGAATGCGGGCCAGAACCAGGATGCGTTGGATGTGCAATTGCGATTGGCCAACCACAAGATCTTTGACCAACCAGGCAAGATTGGTGCGATCGAAGCGGACTTTGATAGCGAGACCGGCAACATCGCATTCCGGGCCGACTTCCCCAACCCAAACGGACTGCTGCGGCACGGCCAAACGGGAACGGTGTTAATCAACCAAGTGGCGAAAAACGCGGTCGTGATTCCTCAGCGAGCAACCTTTGAAATTCTGGCCAAGAAGTACGCCTTTGTCATCGACGTAGACGACATCGTGCACCAACGGGAAATTGTGATCCAAAACGAAAAGGATGACATCTTTCTTATCTCTGAGGGTTTGCAACCGGGCGAGAAGATCGTGCTCGAGGGCATCCTTCAAGTCCGTGACGGCGAGAAGGTGGAGTACGAGTATCGGGATCCAGATACCGTGCTCGGCAATCTGAAATATCACGCTGAATAG
- a CDS encoding SpoIIAA family protein has product MAVIHIAPSQSNVIEVEINGTLSKQDCSALLPTVKERIVRFGSVRILVHLRDFRGWNLRAFDPNPGLGLQGDEEVEQVAIVGDRRWEHGMSLFCRRFRTVGLEYFEPDELNVARAWIQAC; this is encoded by the coding sequence ATGGCTGTTATCCACATCGCTCCTTCGCAGAGCAACGTCATCGAAGTCGAAATCAACGGAACGCTCTCGAAGCAGGATTGCTCCGCTTTGCTTCCAACGGTGAAAGAGCGAATCGTTCGGTTCGGAAGTGTTCGGATCTTGGTCCACCTCCGCGATTTTCGCGGGTGGAATCTTCGAGCCTTCGATCCTAACCCTGGTCTGGGGCTGCAAGGCGATGAAGAAGTCGAACAAGTCGCAATTGTCGGCGATCGACGTTGGGAACATGGCATGAGTTTGTTCTGCCGTCGCTTTCGTACCGTTGGACTTGAATACTTCGAACCTGACGAATTGAACGTCGCCCGTGCCTGGATCCAGGCTTGCTGA
- a CDS encoding cytidylate kinase-like family protein → MSVRIPAIERRADEEVMKWVHSQKDHDGMSTKKTGRELGPYLTLSREAGAGGSELARKVAERLHWDVLDNEIVEYMEQHYGTPRCLIQRVDEKHESWLSEILTSRIGGLGFSESTYTHRVAKLVLLAASHGNVVIVGRGAKYVLPRDRGLAVRVVASLDVRVHRVMNQQGISKKEAHRWILEKDRQRESYIREHFQQDDTDPHLYDLVLNVGEESLDEAANVIIDTVRRWSDKQQR, encoded by the coding sequence ATGAGTGTCAGAATTCCGGCCATCGAACGCCGAGCCGACGAAGAAGTGATGAAGTGGGTGCATTCTCAAAAAGACCATGACGGGATGTCCACAAAGAAGACAGGCAGGGAATTGGGGCCTTACCTCACCCTGTCACGGGAAGCGGGTGCCGGCGGCAGCGAGTTGGCCCGCAAAGTCGCCGAACGTTTGCACTGGGATGTACTGGACAACGAGATCGTCGAATACATGGAGCAGCACTATGGAACGCCACGCTGCCTCATTCAGCGAGTCGACGAAAAGCACGAGAGCTGGTTGAGCGAAATCCTAACGTCGCGAATTGGTGGGCTCGGGTTTTCGGAATCCACCTACACGCACCGAGTCGCCAAACTCGTCTTGTTGGCCGCATCGCACGGAAACGTTGTCATCGTGGGACGTGGTGCCAAATACGTGCTTCCGAGAGACCGCGGATTGGCGGTGCGTGTGGTCGCCTCTCTTGACGTACGAGTGCACCGAGTGATGAACCAGCAAGGCATCTCTAAGAAGGAAGCTCATCGCTGGATCCTGGAGAAGGATCGGCAACGAGAGAGCTACATTCGAGAGCACTTTCAACAAGACGACACCGATCCGCATCTCTACGACCTGGTTCTCAACGTCGGCGAAGAATCGCTCGATGAAGCGGCCAACGTGATCATCGACACGGTTCGTCGGTGGTCCGACAAGCAACAACGATGA
- a CDS encoding sigma-54-dependent transcriptional regulator: MDSELHLLIVDDEPNIRSGLARGLEKICDHIETAGSVNEALDKFDAGHFQLVIADVQMPGDRDGLELISLIRQRDPGTTCIVITANGTVETAVDAMKRGAFDFIMKPVDLNLIRQQVAKAAEHHQLRNENHHLREQLAEAGELTGFIGNCQTFQNLVDKIRQVAATDATVLVQGESGTGKELIARAVHDLSNRNNAPFVAVNLGALPESLLESELFGHEKGSFTGASRQKPGCFEQASGGTLFLDEITEIPAKSQVDLLRVLETGQYARVGGEELLQSNARIVSATNQVASKLVEDGAFREDLYYRLNIIPIEVPPLRNRREDIPLLVEHFLKRFCARHRRPLKRIVPEAMQMLSQSHWPGNVRQLRNHIERLVVTVPAETILAADLPCELHQQNAAQSTALKTLVEITESAEKTGIELALSAKKSHREQTAKALGISVRTLHYKMNRYNLH, from the coding sequence ATGGACAGCGAACTGCATTTATTGATCGTGGACGACGAGCCGAATATTCGGTCAGGTCTCGCGCGTGGGCTGGAAAAGATCTGCGATCACATCGAAACGGCAGGCTCGGTCAACGAGGCTCTCGACAAGTTCGATGCCGGACACTTTCAGCTCGTTATCGCGGACGTGCAAATGCCTGGTGATCGCGATGGATTGGAACTGATTTCGTTGATTAGGCAACGCGATCCGGGAACGACTTGCATCGTGATCACAGCAAACGGAACCGTGGAAACAGCGGTCGATGCGATGAAGCGGGGTGCGTTCGATTTTATCATGAAACCCGTTGATTTGAACTTGATTCGGCAACAAGTTGCAAAGGCAGCAGAGCATCACCAATTGCGGAACGAAAATCATCATTTGAGAGAGCAATTGGCGGAAGCCGGCGAACTGACAGGGTTCATCGGGAACTGTCAAACGTTTCAAAACCTCGTCGACAAGATTCGCCAAGTCGCGGCGACGGACGCGACGGTGTTGGTGCAAGGAGAAAGCGGAACCGGCAAGGAATTGATCGCTCGCGCGGTACACGATCTAAGCAACCGCAACAACGCCCCGTTTGTTGCTGTCAACTTGGGGGCCTTGCCTGAAAGCCTTTTGGAAAGTGAATTGTTTGGCCATGAAAAGGGTTCATTCACGGGAGCCTCGCGGCAGAAACCTGGCTGCTTTGAACAGGCATCGGGCGGTACGTTGTTTCTAGATGAAATCACGGAGATCCCCGCGAAGAGCCAAGTCGATTTGTTGCGGGTCTTGGAAACCGGCCAGTACGCACGTGTCGGCGGTGAGGAGTTGTTGCAATCCAACGCTCGGATCGTTTCGGCCACCAATCAAGTGGCTTCGAAGTTGGTCGAGGATGGGGCCTTTCGCGAAGATTTGTACTACCGTCTGAACATCATTCCGATCGAAGTCCCCCCGCTAAGGAACCGACGAGAAGACATCCCGTTGCTGGTAGAACACTTTCTAAAAAGGTTTTGTGCACGACATCGTCGGCCCTTAAAAAGGATCGTCCCGGAAGCGATGCAAATGTTGTCTCAGTCGCATTGGCCTGGGAACGTTCGTCAGCTCCGCAATCACATCGAAAGGTTGGTTGTAACCGTTCCCGCGGAAACGATTTTAGCAGCCGATTTGCCATGCGAACTGCACCAGCAGAACGCCGCGCAAAGCACGGCGTTGAAAACCTTGGTAGAAATCACTGAGTCAGCAGAGAAGACCGGGATCGAGCTGGCTTTGTCGGCCAAGAAGTCCCACCGCGAACAAACTGCGAAGGCATTGGGAATCAGTGTGCGAACGCTTCACTACAAGATGAATCGATACAATCTGCACTAA
- a CDS encoding SHOCT domain-containing protein, whose protein sequence is MGQQIAQTLSNRHGFSVDAVSHMLAAVYNGNGSMAQFSHPEFGGSGQWMSGGMMMIGDMFNQNLKYRVAALCDDCARSIAENQTGTSSGVFQSQSQSGGSNYQDQQAGGGSAENSLFAPDPRRNWWPSELGSPSASGSQNHMRYAYFANAQRLAVATGDDVWLYDTLHHNIGGFSQQQSGDGSITFTSQFGIVPLSSLPVVSRNGVTETPQAPPAPAPPQAAPTQSMQQPPPAETPPAPVPTSNQPQTTSSTSNDVFDTLNRLGGLLDKGYITQEEFDRKKSDLLDRI, encoded by the coding sequence ATGGGCCAGCAAATCGCCCAAACACTTTCAAATCGTCATGGATTCTCCGTCGATGCCGTCAGCCACATGCTGGCAGCGGTCTACAACGGCAACGGAAGCATGGCCCAATTCTCGCATCCTGAATTCGGTGGGTCCGGACAATGGATGTCCGGCGGCATGATGATGATTGGCGACATGTTCAATCAAAATCTGAAATACCGTGTCGCCGCATTGTGTGATGATTGCGCTCGCTCGATTGCCGAGAACCAAACCGGAACCAGCAGCGGCGTGTTCCAATCGCAAAGCCAAAGCGGTGGCTCGAATTACCAAGACCAGCAGGCCGGCGGCGGATCGGCCGAGAACAGCTTGTTTGCACCGGACCCACGACGAAATTGGTGGCCCAGCGAACTAGGATCGCCTTCGGCCAGCGGATCACAAAACCACATGCGTTACGCGTACTTTGCCAACGCACAACGATTGGCGGTCGCAACGGGCGATGACGTTTGGTTGTACGACACGTTGCATCACAACATTGGCGGATTCAGCCAACAGCAATCGGGCGACGGTTCAATCACCTTCACCAGCCAATTCGGAATCGTTCCGCTTTCTTCGCTGCCGGTTGTCAGTCGCAACGGAGTCACCGAAACGCCGCAAGCTCCACCAGCGCCGGCCCCACCACAAGCGGCACCAACTCAATCGATGCAACAGCCCCCTCCTGCCGAGACTCCACCTGCACCGGTTCCCACATCGAACCAGCCGCAAACAACATCGTCCACTTCGAATGATGTTTTCGACACACTCAATCGCCTCGGCGGCTTGCTCGACAAGGGCTACATCACGCAAGAAGAATTCGATCGCAAGAAATCAGACTTGTTGGACCGGATCTAA
- a CDS encoding dockerin type I domain-containing protein, whose translation MPLSWNRWIGTSKSARSRKQQRKSTRRKLMSENLETRNLLAANLFHNEAMPEDVNEDDQVTALDALTIINRMNREQAGESAGDVRRGQMTDVNNDGRNSALDALMVINRLNRDQGGPRDSGSPDAGSGNQDQTDSETSGDNSDVEGTNGDDPSTDGTTSGDQTDADSAIELTGDAVLDWNNLFNELTSNSEDYQNPGYASRAMAMLNVAIYDSVAIASGDSEIAFYEYDSSLTNSSGDVSSQAAASSAAYSVLSSLYSDQQETIDSFYGDVLATYSQDPETEAGLILGAEVNSTVIANRANDGSDSVVEYTYTDEIGSFHSDPLNPDVPVWGPGWGDVDTFAISDADAFTPESPPDLTSEEYAASYNEVKELGAVDSTTRTADQTEAGIFWAYDRDGLGTPLTLFNDILETVAVQEGNTFEENAALFAQASVAMADAGVVAWTTKFGEELWRPVTAIQEGDFDGNTLTEGDADWTALGAPDGGDDIVGFTPQFPTYISGHATFGGALFGTLQEFYGTDDISFTVASEELEILLDNPELQEAYGLNLDDAERTFSSFSEAMAENGRSRVYLGIHFDFDDLVGQEVGQSIAAAVASEFSVATPEDDSTGKGVDDGQLATMDRDDQPNRDGVDGSRQRNREPVARDTTQVPQQQTSSRDESNRRSEDDQRIAAIDQIFAENRLI comes from the coding sequence ATGCCACTCAGTTGGAATCGTTGGATCGGAACGTCCAAGTCAGCTCGATCTCGCAAACAACAACGAAAATCGACTCGCCGCAAGTTGATGTCAGAGAATCTGGAGACCAGGAACCTTCTCGCCGCCAATCTGTTCCACAACGAGGCGATGCCGGAAGACGTCAATGAAGATGATCAGGTCACGGCTTTGGATGCTCTCACCATCATCAATCGGATGAACCGCGAACAAGCTGGTGAATCCGCGGGTGATGTCAGACGCGGACAGATGACGGACGTCAACAACGACGGTCGCAACAGTGCCCTGGATGCGTTGATGGTGATCAACCGTTTGAACCGCGACCAAGGTGGACCACGAGATTCAGGATCGCCCGACGCGGGATCGGGAAACCAAGACCAAACAGATTCCGAAACGAGCGGAGACAATTCGGATGTTGAGGGCACCAATGGCGATGATCCATCCACCGACGGAACAACGTCGGGCGATCAAACAGATGCTGATTCAGCGATTGAGTTGACCGGGGATGCTGTGCTTGATTGGAACAACCTGTTCAACGAGTTGACCTCCAACAGCGAGGATTATCAAAACCCGGGGTACGCTTCTCGAGCGATGGCGATGTTGAACGTGGCGATCTATGACTCCGTCGCGATAGCTTCTGGCGATTCTGAAATTGCATTCTACGAATACGATTCATCATTGACGAACTCTTCCGGTGACGTTTCATCGCAAGCTGCCGCATCGAGTGCCGCCTACTCCGTCCTGAGTTCCCTGTACTCGGACCAGCAAGAAACGATCGATTCGTTCTATGGAGATGTGCTAGCAACTTACAGCCAAGATCCAGAAACCGAGGCGGGGTTGATCCTCGGCGCGGAAGTTAACAGTACCGTGATCGCGAATCGTGCAAATGATGGATCGGACTCGGTCGTGGAGTACACCTACACCGATGAGATAGGTTCTTTTCATTCGGATCCGCTGAATCCGGACGTCCCAGTATGGGGACCGGGTTGGGGTGATGTGGACACGTTCGCAATCTCCGATGCGGACGCCTTCACACCGGAGTCGCCTCCGGATTTGACCAGCGAAGAATACGCGGCGTCTTACAACGAAGTGAAGGAATTGGGGGCGGTCGACAGCACCACACGAACGGCCGACCAAACCGAAGCGGGGATCTTTTGGGCTTACGACCGAGATGGTTTGGGCACGCCGCTCACGCTGTTCAACGACATTCTAGAAACAGTCGCCGTGCAAGAAGGCAATACGTTTGAGGAGAATGCGGCTTTGTTCGCCCAGGCATCAGTCGCGATGGCTGATGCGGGGGTTGTGGCGTGGACGACCAAGTTCGGAGAAGAACTTTGGCGTCCGGTCACCGCAATCCAAGAAGGCGATTTCGATGGAAACACGCTGACCGAAGGCGATGCTGATTGGACCGCTTTGGGGGCGCCTGATGGAGGTGATGACATTGTTGGCTTCACGCCGCAATTTCCGACCTACATCTCCGGCCACGCGACCTTTGGCGGTGCCTTGTTTGGGACCCTGCAAGAATTCTATGGCACCGATGACATCTCGTTCACTGTCGCGTCGGAAGAACTTGAGATTCTGTTGGACAATCCTGAATTGCAGGAAGCCTACGGTTTGAATCTTGATGACGCCGAGCGAACTTTCAGTTCCTTCAGTGAGGCCATGGCCGAGAATGGACGCAGCCGAGTTTACTTGGGCATTCACTTCGACTTCGATGATTTGGTCGGTCAGGAAGTCGGGCAATCCATCGCCGCAGCGGTCGCATCGGAATTCAGCGTGGCGACGCCCGAAGATGACTCCACTGGCAAAGGCGTCGACGATGGCCAACTCGCAACAATGGACCGTGACGACCAGCCAAACCGAGACGGCGTCGACGGTTCGAGGCAGCGGAATCGCGAACCGGTCGCTCGGGACACGACTCAAGTGCCTCAGCAACAAACTTCATCGCGGGATGAGTCGAATCGACGATCAGAGGACGATCAGCGAATCGCAGCCATTGACCAGATTTTCGCAGAGAACCGCTTGATTTGA
- a CDS encoding mannitol dehydrogenase family protein translates to MTNEIKSLNESNVSMLPAELSPPQYDRDRLKPRIVHVGVGGFHRSHEAFYTDELLRSDDSCDWGICGVGLRPADQKIASILKEQDYLYTLIIRHPNGTIENRVIGSIIDFLMGCDDPESVIEQMASPDTQIVSLTITEGGYNLDAATGDFNWNHPDAQHDLEHPTNPKMVFGFLTEALKRRRARDLPAFTIQSCDNIQHNGDLTRKTVLGFARKQDPELAKWIETNVCFPNAMVDRITPVTTDADIEYLAQEHQLKDQWPVTCEPFCQWVVEDNFSSGRPKWESVGAQFVPDVVPYEKMKLRLLNAGHSVLGILGAIHGHRTIDGCVSDTLFATYLRQFMDVEVTPVLDEVEGIDLESYKDTLLQRFGNPNIKDALSRICLESSSKLPVFLIPTIQDNLARGGSIQFATLVIAAWCFYSDKQTDQDGNALEITDELKAQLHQAAVATRKDPLSFLEVTEVFGDLIQNERFTKQYVSMVETLYETTDVASMMERMVQTSGEVN, encoded by the coding sequence ATGACCAATGAAATCAAATCGCTAAACGAATCCAACGTGTCGATGTTGCCCGCTGAACTATCGCCGCCGCAATATGATCGCGATCGTTTAAAGCCTCGAATCGTGCACGTTGGAGTGGGTGGATTCCATCGTTCGCACGAAGCTTTCTACACCGACGAGCTTCTGCGGTCGGATGATTCGTGCGATTGGGGAATTTGCGGTGTGGGATTGCGACCAGCCGACCAGAAGATCGCATCAATCTTGAAAGAGCAAGACTATCTCTACACATTGATCATTCGACATCCAAACGGCACCATCGAAAACCGCGTGATCGGTTCGATCATCGACTTTCTGATGGGATGCGACGATCCTGAATCCGTGATCGAGCAAATGGCCAGCCCGGATACTCAAATCGTTTCATTGACCATCACCGAAGGCGGCTACAACCTCGACGCGGCGACGGGCGATTTCAATTGGAATCATCCCGACGCACAACATGATTTGGAACATCCCACCAATCCGAAAATGGTGTTTGGTTTCCTCACCGAGGCTTTGAAACGTCGTCGAGCACGCGATTTGCCCGCATTCACGATCCAGTCCTGCGACAACATTCAACACAACGGCGACCTGACTCGCAAAACCGTGCTAGGATTCGCCAGAAAACAAGATCCAGAGCTAGCGAAGTGGATCGAAACCAATGTGTGCTTTCCCAACGCAATGGTTGATCGAATCACTCCCGTCACCACCGATGCCGACATCGAATACTTGGCACAGGAGCATCAATTAAAGGATCAATGGCCGGTCACATGCGAACCTTTTTGCCAGTGGGTCGTGGAAGACAACTTCTCCTCGGGTCGCCCAAAATGGGAATCCGTTGGAGCACAGTTTGTCCCTGACGTCGTTCCCTACGAGAAGATGAAGCTACGACTTCTCAACGCTGGCCATTCCGTGCTTGGAATACTTGGAGCCATTCACGGACACCGCACCATCGATGGTTGCGTATCGGACACGTTGTTCGCAACGTACCTTCGCCAGTTCATGGATGTGGAAGTGACGCCGGTGTTGGACGAGGTCGAGGGCATCGACTTGGAATCCTATAAAGACACCTTGTTGCAGCGTTTTGGCAATCCAAACATCAAGGACGCTCTTTCGCGTATCTGCCTGGAAAGCTCCAGCAAATTACCGGTCTTTTTGATTCCAACCATTCAAGACAACTTGGCTCGCGGTGGCAGCATCCAATTCGCGACGTTGGTGATCGCGGCTTGGTGCTTCTACAGTGACAAACAAACCGACCAGGATGGCAACGCTCTCGAGATCACCGACGAACTGAAAGCTCAGCTTCACCAAGCGGCAGTCGCCACTCGCAAGGACCCGCTCTCGTTCTTGGAAGTCACCGAGGTCTTTGGCGATCTGATCCAAAACGAACGCTTCACCAAACAATACGTTTCGATGGTCGAAACGCTGTACGAGACGACCGATGTCGCTTCGATGATGGAACGCATGGTTCAAACTTCCGGCGAAGTGAACTGA
- a CDS encoding purine-cytosine permease family protein — translation MSTDTNRQAIAQMKQEQLPVPNHRLHSWPHFVGLYAGEHVAATEFVIGATFVAMGATTRDILIGLLIGNIMAILSWTLITTPIAVQIRLSLYTYLEKIAGDSMTRLYNWANVLIFTVISAAMITVSCTAVRLLFNIPAQLEWYPTDFLFVAVVVAVGMIVVLIAMYGFNAVAEFSGLCGPWLVVMFVSGALVLFPALAESVLGKTTLTGFNDFLVIGDHSIWTGTNAEGKPGIGLWEVAGFAWAANTITHFGLIDMALLRYAKKSIYGLCTSAGMLFGHYIAWIASGIMGAGAAVLLKSTIVDLDPGDVAYRALGMSGYVIVIVAGWTTANANLYRAGLAAQAIFHNRSRKMVTFTVGCVTVAVACFPFVFRQILPLLTYAGLLVVPVGAIVFAEHVVFPRIGFTRYWAKYRNLPHSTPAIASWIAGLIFGFGLNAMQVMSFYYLFLPTWAFTILLYTFLAKLYGAAEAYPAKEEKERILNEDIREFQHEQALAEGEPVTDSTRLTLVLRWTSRLCLLLILLLALKAMFQSPDLPTYTSNRDLFYTWAFVLTISYFATAYWVLHRYKAINPQHDN, via the coding sequence ATGAGCACCGATACGAACCGACAAGCAATTGCCCAAATGAAACAGGAGCAATTGCCGGTTCCGAATCATCGGTTGCACAGTTGGCCTCACTTCGTCGGCTTGTATGCGGGAGAGCATGTTGCGGCAACCGAGTTTGTGATCGGTGCGACGTTTGTGGCCATGGGCGCGACGACTCGCGACATTCTGATTGGGCTGCTGATCGGCAACATCATGGCGATCCTAAGCTGGACGCTCATCACCACTCCGATCGCCGTGCAGATTCGGTTGAGTCTCTACACCTACCTCGAAAAGATCGCTGGCGACTCAATGACGCGGCTCTACAACTGGGCCAACGTATTGATCTTCACGGTCATTTCCGCCGCGATGATCACGGTCTCCTGCACCGCGGTGAGGTTGCTATTCAACATACCGGCTCAACTGGAGTGGTACCCGACGGACTTTTTGTTTGTCGCCGTTGTTGTCGCGGTGGGAATGATCGTCGTGTTGATCGCGATGTACGGATTCAACGCCGTCGCAGAATTCTCGGGACTCTGTGGTCCGTGGCTGGTCGTGATGTTCGTCAGTGGAGCGTTGGTGTTGTTCCCCGCGTTGGCTGAGTCAGTCTTGGGAAAGACCACCCTCACCGGATTCAATGACTTTCTCGTCATTGGCGATCATTCAATTTGGACGGGCACCAATGCGGAAGGCAAACCGGGGATTGGATTGTGGGAAGTCGCCGGTTTCGCTTGGGCGGCCAACACAATCACACACTTTGGATTGATCGATATGGCGTTGTTGCGATACGCGAAAAAGTCGATCTATGGGTTGTGCACCAGTGCGGGCATGCTGTTTGGACACTACATCGCGTGGATCGCGTCGGGCATCATGGGCGCCGGTGCCGCGGTGCTGCTGAAGTCCACCATTGTCGATTTGGATCCCGGCGACGTTGCGTATCGAGCACTCGGAATGTCGGGCTACGTCATCGTCATTGTTGCAGGATGGACGACCGCGAATGCGAACCTCTATCGCGCCGGATTGGCTGCGCAAGCGATCTTCCACAATCGATCTCGCAAGATGGTCACCTTTACCGTCGGATGCGTCACGGTCGCGGTTGCCTGTTTCCCGTTCGTCTTTCGTCAAATCCTTCCGCTATTGACCTACGCGGGATTGTTGGTCGTTCCTGTCGGAGCGATTGTTTTTGCCGAACACGTGGTGTTCCCTCGGATTGGCTTCACGCGTTACTGGGCCAAGTATCGAAACCTACCGCACAGCACTCCAGCGATTGCGTCCTGGATCGCTGGGTTGATCTTCGGCTTTGGTTTGAACGCGATGCAGGTGATGTCGTTCTACTACCTGTTTCTTCCCACCTGGGCGTTCACGATTCTGCTTTACACATTCCTAGCCAAGCTCTACGGGGCCGCGGAAGCTTATCCGGCTAAGGAAGAAAAGGAACGGATCTTGAACGAAGACATCCGCGAATTCCAACACGAACAAGCTTTGGCGGAAGGCGAACCCGTCACCGACTCCACGCGTTTGACCCTGGTACTACGATGGACCTCACGGCTTTGTCTGCTGTTGATCTTGTTGCTTGCCTTGAAAGCAATGTTCCAAAGTCCGGACCTGCCAACCTACACCTCGAACCGTGATCTCTTCTACACCTGGGCGTTCGTGCTGACGATTTCGTATTTCGCGACCGCCTACTGGGTTCTGCATCGCTACAAAGCCATCAATCCACAGCACGACAATTAG
- a CDS encoding transposase, with the protein MPRAPRADASGHLYHVLNRANRRATIFRKQQDYEAFESVLAEALSKDEVELFSYCLMPNHWHLVLRPKCDGGMSRFVQWLTLTHTQRYNAHYEIVGEGHLYQGRYKSFPIQDDEHFLTVCRYVERNALAAGYCELPEDWRWGSLHRWKYGAAKEKALLSPWPIVRRSGWCQHVAAKLSDKEQKQLDFSVKRGAPFGEENWMESTARRFDLEMTMRPRGRPRKFEQRETTGYPVCQKGT; encoded by the coding sequence ATGCCGCGTGCTCCACGAGCTGATGCCTCCGGGCATCTCTATCACGTACTGAACCGTGCCAATCGCAGGGCCACGATTTTTAGAAAGCAGCAAGACTACGAAGCGTTTGAATCGGTCCTGGCCGAAGCATTGTCAAAAGATGAGGTGGAACTGTTTTCGTATTGCTTGATGCCGAACCACTGGCACCTGGTTCTCCGACCGAAGTGCGATGGTGGAATGAGTCGATTTGTTCAGTGGCTCACTCTGACTCACACGCAGCGGTACAACGCCCATTATGAGATTGTCGGTGAAGGCCATCTCTACCAGGGCCGCTACAAGAGTTTTCCGATCCAGGACGACGAGCATTTTCTGACGGTCTGCCGGTACGTCGAACGCAACGCACTGGCCGCGGGCTATTGCGAGCTACCTGAAGATTGGCGTTGGGGAAGTCTTCATCGTTGGAAGTACGGGGCCGCGAAAGAGAAAGCATTGCTATCGCCTTGGCCGATCGTTCGGCGATCTGGTTGGTGCCAACATGTCGCCGCAAAACTGTCTGACAAGGAACAGAAACAATTGGATTTTTCTGTCAAACGTGGGGCACCGTTCGGAGAAGAGAATTGGATGGAGTCGACTGCGCGTCGATTCGACTTGGAAATGACAATGCGTCCCCGTGGTAGGCCTCGCAAATTCGAGCAGCGAGAAACGACAGGTTACCCAGTTTGTCAAAAAGGTACCTGA